From Phycisphaerae bacterium:
AGTCGCCGACAACGGCATAGGCATAAAGCCAGAATATCATCAAACAGTTTTTATGGTGTTCAAACGCGTCGCCTCCGGCGATGAATATGAAGGTACGGGAATCGGTCTTGCCGTCTGTAAAAAAATTATTGAACGGCACGGCGGCAAAATCGGCCTCAAATCAACCCCCGGCAAAGGTTCGACTTTCTGGTTCACAATCCCCACCTCCTCAGCTGCGGTTTTTGCCGCTCACGTCTGAGTTTAATTTGGCACTGTATGCCGCAACAACTTTAAAAACGCAACATATTTAACTATAAGCACTTAACGCAAAAACCCCGCACGGTGCCGGAAATTTTCCCGAACATATTCCTTTTGTTTAAGTACTATTTATACGGTACGTTAAGGTAGATGTATGCAAATATTAACCAATATTCAGATTAGAAAGGTAAATTGTATGTTTAAAAAAAACCTATGGATTTCAGCTTGTATTCTTACAATTGCGATATTCGTTTTTGCCGGCTGTGACAAACAGGCCAAGTCAGACACTCAGGACCTGAAAACCGCCCCGAAGGCTTCTATCGCAGATAATACAAAGACTGGCTGCATAAGCAAAGCCGCAGACACAAAATGTACCAAATCAAAAGAGAAGAAGGGCTGGTATGCAAAGAAAGAGAAATGTGCCGCTGTTAAAAAAGAATGTAAGGCTGCAAAAAAGGGCTGCCCGACAATGGCTAAAAATAAATGCAGCGCTGAAATGGCAAAGAAATGTGCTGCCGACCCGAATATGATGAAAAATTGTCCGATGAAAGACAAAAAAGGCTGTCCGACAATGGCTGAAAAGAAATGCAGCGCTGAAATGGCAAAGAAATGTGCCGCCGACCCAAACATGATGAAAAATTGTCCGATGAAAGGCAAAAAAGGCTGCCCCATGATGAAGAACAAAAAGGGCTGCTGTGCAAAAAAAGGTGCTAATGATCCAAACGCACCGGCAAAGCCGTAAAAATAAATAAACCAAAAAAAGATTGGCTGTGTGATAAAACTTTGTCGCACAGCCATTTTTTTTGCCTTCACCCCGCACCTATTGTACAATGCCAAAGCAAAAAAATAATCGATTCAAAGATAAAATCGAAACAATTTTGAGTCGGATGTAAAACGGAACGATAGGTGCGGGGTTTATCCCGCTTAGCCGGATACTATTTTTCATTATGTTTACAAGTTTGACGAATCTATTGCCGCAGAATTACACTTCAACCCAATGGCTGATATTATGTATATGCGCAGTTTGTGTCGGTATGAACAAAACAGGTCTGCCCGGCATAGGGATAGTTGTAGTTCCTTTGATTGCGGCGTTTTTCCCGGCAAAGACCTCGACCGGTTTATTGCTGCCGATGCTTGCGATGGGCGATTTATTTGCCGTTGGTTTCTATCATCGTCACGCGAAATGGCCGCACATTATTAAACTCCTTCCGCCGGCACTTTTCGGCATAGCCGCCGGTTCCGTCGTAATCAGGCATATTTCCGATTTTCAGCTGGCGCCGGTCATAGGCGTAATTGTCCTTGTTATGCTCGTTTTAAATTATTTGCGTTCGCAAAAACAGCGGGATAATTTCGATGTGCCAACGCATTGGCTCTTTGCCGTTACTATGGGTTTCTTTGCGGGCCTTACTACGCAGATGGCCAACGCGGCCGGTCCCGTTATGATTATTTATCTGCTTGCCGCACGTCTGCCGAAATACGAATTCATCGGAACAGGCGCATGGTTTTTCCTTATTATCAACTGGCTCAAAATTCCGGTATTTATAACTGAAGGCAGGATAACCCTCGAATCGGTTTCTGCTGATGTTATTATGCTGCCTTTGATTGCTGCCGGTGCAATTATGGGAGTATTTGTTCTGAAAAAACTTCCCCAGAAATGGTTTAATATTATTATGCAAATCCTCGCCGCAGCAGCCGCCGTTAAACTGCTGTTCTAATTACGGCAAACTCTGCAGCAGTTCGATTATTTCCTCTTTTTTCGGCAGCGATTCCTGCGAACCGAATTTTGAACAGGCCAGCGCTCCTGCCGCCGATGCGAACTTGGCGGCCCTTCTGATTTCGTCTGCCGTAAGGCATCCCTTAGCGGAGCCTACGCCGCAGCTTGCGGCAAGTGCTCCGTCAAACGCATCGCCGCAGCCGGTATGGTCGACAAATTTTACTTCAAACGGCGCGATATGGTCTGCGCCGCTTTTATCAATAACCATCGCGCCTTTTCTGCCGAGCTTGATAACAACACAGCCTACGCCGCGGGCGATAAGGTCGGAACCGATAAGTTTTGCGGTATGAATATTATGATTTTGAGCGGTGCTTAACTCGGCAGCCTCGGCAAAATTAGGCACCAGTATATCGGCGGTATAATAATCCAGCGGCAGTTTCCCGCTTTGATTTTCAAACTGCTCGCCTGACAATGCAGGGTCGAGAATTACTTTTGTCTGGGCCAGTTTCGCCGCTCGTATCGCGCCGCAGATAAAATCATTTGAAAGACCGCCGTTTATCAGGCACACATCGGCGAACCTTAAAAGTTTTTCGAATCTTTCCTCTTCTATATCGCTGTTCTGCAGCGCCCTGTTTGTTCCTTCGGAGATAATTGTTCTGTTCGCTCCCGAACTATTGACGAACGAAACGCTCACACCGGTGTTTTTCGCCTCGGCATCGGAAACAAAATCGCAGTTTACGCCGAAGGCTTCAAGGTTGTCTTTTATCATCTGCCCGAAGATATCTTTGCCGACCTTGCCTACGAGGTAAACATCGCATCCGCAAAGGGCCGCCTGAATTGCCTGGTTCGAACCTGCCCCGGAGGCCGTATATGAAAAGCCGCTCCCTGCCGCGATTTGTCCGGTAGCAGGAAAATCCACGCACCGTATCGCCATATCCACATATATGCCGCCGATTACGACAACTTTAGGTTTGTCCCCTGCCATTGGTACCTCTAAAAAAATTCTGCTCGGCTTGTCGAAGTCGGGATTTCTACTGGTCTATAAAATACAGCCAAGTCACGGGTTTTGCAATAACTTATCATTATTCAATCCTGACGTGTGAACCTATAAAGCATTTGACTTGAACGATACGTTCGGCTACACTACTTTCACTGCAATAAGAACGGGATTTCCCGACAGCACTGCTGTTTTAACCTTTTATCTGGATAGTACTTATGGACAAGAAAGAAAACTGCGGTCTTTTCGGTATTTTTGGAGATGACGACGCGGCTGAAAAAACATTTTTTGCTCTGCACAGTCTTCAGCACCGCGGCCAGGAGTCGGCGGGCATTGCCACAAGTAACGGAGAGATGATTACCTGCCATACCGGCATGGGGCACACGACCAGGGTCTTCCGGTCGGGACCGAACACACTTAACCGCTTGCGCAATCCGATGGCTATAGGCCATGTACGATATTCCACCTCCGGCTCGCGAAACCTCGCAAATGCCCAGCCGCTGCTTAGCGAATACTCTCGGGGCCAGGTTGCGGTCGCTCATAACGGAAATTTAATAAACGCTTCTTTGCTTCGGGACGAATACGAGGCTTACGGCCATATTTTCAAATCCACAAACGACACTGAAATCATAATTCATCTTCTGGCCAAACCCTCGCACGTTTCAAAGCCTGACCCGCTGGGTCACGTTCTTAATCATCTTCAGGGTGCCTATTCTCTGCTCTTTCTTTTTCCCGACAGAATTGAAGCCGCAAGGGACCCTTACGGCATAAGGCCTCTGTGTATTGGAAAAACGAAAAACGGCGCTTACTGCGTCGCAAGCGAAACCTGCGCACTGGTCACTATTGACGCCGAATACATTAGAGATGTCGCTCCGGGCGAAATCGTAACACTCGACAGCAGGGGCATCACCAGCAGATGGTTTGTAAAGCCCGCAAGTATCACCCCGGCGCATTGCATCTTCGAGCACGTTTACTTCGCAAAGCAGAGCAGCGATATTTTCGGAGAAAATGTCCACGAGATCCGCAAAAGATTCGGCGCTCAGATTGCCAAAGAGCATCCCGTTGACGCCGATGTTGTAATTCCCGTGCCGGACTCAGGAACCTCGGCCGCCATTGGATATTCACGACAGAGCGGAATACCTTTTGATATGGGTTTTATAAGGAGCCATTACGTCGGCAGAACTTTTATTTCTCCGACTCAGGACCTGCGAGACCTTGCCGTCAAGCTCAAGCTTGCCGTCGTTGCAAACGTTGTCAGAGGCAAACGTGTTATAGTGGTTGACGATTCGATTGTTCGCGGCACAACCACGAAAGGCAAAATCAACGCGCTCAGACAGGCAGGAGTTAAGGAAGTTCACATGAGGGTAAGCTGTCCGCCGATAAGATTCCCCTGTTTTTACGGCGTGGATTTCCCCACAAAACAGGAATTGCTCGCCAACGAAAGAGATATGAAGCAGATAAAGGAATTTCTCGATGTGGACAGCATCGGTTATATCTCGCTCGAAGGAATGCTGTCCTGCGCCTCTTTGCCGAAGGAAAATTACTGCACCGCCTGCTGGACGGGAAGTTATCGGATTCCTATCCAGACGGTAGTGAATAAATTTACGATGGAACGATACCAGATGCAGCTTTTTGACGATGAACCGGTACAATTATAATGGCTGAATATCTCACTTACTCCAAATCGGGCGTCGATATTGACGCGAATGACGAAATGGTGGACAGGATTCAAACCTCTATCCAGAGCACGCTTGGCCCTCGCGTAATTAACGTCCCCGGCGGCTTTGCGGGCCTGTTTCGTCTCGACTACGACGAAAAAATCTTCCGTAAAAATTACAAAAAACCTGTTCTTGTCGCCTGCACCGACGGCGTCGGCTCGAAGGTCCTCGTCGCAAGACAGATGAAAAAAATCGATACGCTCGGCTTCGACCTCGTAGCAATGAACGTCAACGATATGCTCGTTATGGGCGCAGAGCCGCTGTTCTTCCTCGATTATCTGGCCATAAACAAACTCGAACCGGCCAAAGTGGCCGATATGGTCGAAAGCATCGCCGCCGCATGCAGGGTCGCAAATTGTGCGCTCATCGGCGGAGAAACAGCAGAGATGCCCGACATCTACAAAAAGGACGATTTCGATATGGCAGGTTTCGCCGTCGGCATTGTCGAAAAAAATAAAATTATCACCGGCTCAAAAATCGAAGCCGGCGACGTCGTGCTCGGCCTCGCCTCGACCGGCCTCCACAGTAACGGCTACGCCCTCGCCAGAAATATCTGCTTTAAAAAACTCGGACTTAAGGTTGACCAGGAAATCCCCGAACTCGAAAACAGAACCATCGGAGAGGTACTGCTGGCCCCGACAAGAATTTATGTCCGTTCGATAATCAAACTTCTCAGTCACTACAAAGTAAAACACGTCGTTCATGGAATGGCTCATATCACCGGCGGCGGCCTGCCGGGCAATGTCCCGAGAGTCGTTCCCTCTAACTGCGATGTGGTCCTGGATAAATCAAGCTGGAAGAGACAGCCCATTTTTGATTTTATGCAGAAAAACGGCCCTGTCGAAGAAGAAGAAATGTACCGTGTATTCAATATGGGTATCGGTTTCACCCTGATGGTTGCACCTGATTTCGCCGATTCAATCGCCGAACAGCTTGCTCATAGCGGTGAAACCGTTTATAAAATAGGTACTATCCGCAAAGGCAGCGGAAAAATAATTATAAAATAACTTTAATTTCGGCAAACCTTTTATGGAAAAAAGGATTTCGTCGGCTGTTGCGTTTCCGCCGGCAGTAATAATTTATATTATTTTTGCCGCTTGGCTTTTCTATCCACACCTGCAAAAGCTCTCCGCCATACAGCGTCTTTTCCCTTTGGAAGCCATCGTCGCCGCGGCAGGTGTTTTCATTCTATGCAGACGATGGGTGCTTTCGTTTTTCGCTTCTCTTATCGGCGGCGCCATTTTCGGCTTCGGAATATTCGCCTGCTCTTTCTTCTGCTATCATCCTTTTGCAGGACTTGTTTACGCGGTTTTGCCGTGGACTTTCGTGCCGGCCGTTTTCTTTTATCAGTGGACAAAACTCGATTCCAGAAACACCGCCATTCTTTCCGGCCTGCTCTCCCTCCTTCCGTTTTTGTTTATACTCCTCGCTTATGAATTCTCCGCCGGAATGTATCTTTACCCCATACCCGCCGATACCCGCCTGTCTATTCAAAGCCTGCTCGGCATAGTAAATCCTTCCGGCGCAAAACCCGACATATTCGCCCTGGGCTTTTATCATGTTTCCGTCGCCGGCCTGATTATGGGCTGTGTTCTGCTGGTCAGGACTCGCAGAATATGGACGATTGTCTTAATCGCAGCGGCAATTTTCGCCGCCTTTTACAGACCCATAATGCACGTCCCGCCGGTTATGTGGGCCTCTGTTCCGGTTTTATTTTGTTCTATTATAATTGCCTCAGGCCTTGAAACTCTAATTCTCGCAGGCGCCGCCGATTCGAAACTGCTTCTGGCCTCGGCGGTAATATTATTTTTGTTCGGCCTGTTTAATGTTTTTGTGCCGGGCCAGTCGGGTCTTTCCCCTCAATTCATCGGTATGTACGGCCTCGGTGTCTTGGTCGTTATGCTTATCTTCTTTATCGCCCGCGCAAATCGCCCCTGGCATGGTGTCAGAATGTTCGTATTATATTCCGCCGCCCTGATGGACATATTAATCAGTACGAAATATATCATAGATATTATTTTCTAATCAGGGCCTGGTTCCGAAGGTATAAAAAAATGGCAGAGCTTTGTAAGCTCTGCCGTTTATTTTATGGCTCTTTCGTTTTTGCGTTTTAGCGTTTCGCCCGCTGCATCCTGCTTTACCATCAGACTTGCCGCATGTTGCCGAGACGGATAGGCCGGTTAAGCTAAACATAACCTTTTCAGGTAATTCGAGCCATGTTTTTTTATATGTCTCTGGTTAGACGTATCGTCTTATCAGTACTGAAAAGTTGAATTTTTTAAGACATATTTTTAAAATCATACGATAATTTTTACACTGGCAAAAAAGCACAAAATAAGTTAAATAATATCGGTCTTATTTGGAAAAGGATAAAAAATATGGATAATTTCACCTATTGCAACCCGGTCAAAATAGTATTCGGCAAAAACACAATCTCGCAATTAAACCAGCTTATAGACCCAAAAGCGAAGATTCTTTTAACCTACGGCGGCGGCTCAATTAAGAAAAACGGCGTCTACCGACAGGTTAAGGCCGCTTTGAAAAAACGAAAAGTCGTCGAATTCGGTGGTATTGAGCCTAACCCCACTTATGAAACCTGCCTCAAGGCTATTGCCCTCGGCAGAAAGGAAAAAATCAATTTCGTTCTCGCCGTCGGCGGAGGTTCGGTACTTGACGGCTCGAAATTCATCGCCGCGGGAATTCCTTATAAGGGCAAAAACCTCTGGGATATTGTTTCAAGCTTCGGACAAATCCTTAAAACCGTTATCCCTATAGGAACAGTTATTACTCTCCCGGCAACAGGTTCGGAAATGAATGCCTTTGGCGTTATATCGAGATTAAGCACAACCGAAAAACTCGCTTTCGGCAGCCCGCTTTGCTATCCGAAATTTTCGATACTCGACCCGCAGACAACTTACTCCCTCGACAAGAAACAACTGCGCAATGGCATTGTTGACACATTCGTTCACGTCGCCGAGCAATACGCCACTGTCGATTTGAACACCGCTTTGCAGGATAAATATGCCGAGGCGATTTTTAAAACTCTTATCGAAATCGCCCCCGCCGTAATGAGCGGCAAAAAAAATTACGACGCCCGCGCCAATTTTATGTGGTGTGCGACGCAGGCGCTGTGCGGCATTTTAGGCTGCGGCATAAAACAGGACTGGAGTACTCACGGCATCGGCCACGAGCTGACGGCCTTTTTCGGCCCAGCCCACGCCGAGACTCTTGCGATTGTTTTGCCGGCTATGTGGAAATACGAAATTAAAAACAAGTCCGCAAAATTTGCCAAACTTGCCGAAAACGTCTGGGGCGTAAAAAAAGGCACTGCAAAACAGAAAGCCAACGCCGCGATAAAACACACCGTTAAATTCTTCCATTCGCTCGGTATGCCGACGTCACTGAAAAATTACGGTATAACATCGAAGGACATCGAAAAAATCGTTCAGCGTTTTGCTGACAGGGGCATGGTAATCGGTGAAAATGGCGACATTGATTCCAAGGCAGTCCGGAAAATTCTGAAATTGTCTTTATAGGGCAAGGGCGGGCTTAGGTAAGGAGGACCGGCGGAATTGTGTTCTACAATTTTCCGCACCCTAAACCCTGCCCCCAATAATAACCCTACATATTTTTATATCTTGGTCCGCCGCCACCTTCAGGCACCGTCCAGCGGATATTGTCGAACGGACATTTCCTCTGACAGGTTTTACAGTGCAGACAGTTAGATGAATTTGCCGGTTTTACCTGCCAGCCTATCGTTTCATACACACCTGCCGGGCAGAATGTAATACATGGCGAACCAAATTTCGGCGTGCATTTCTGCGCACAGGTATTTGTGTTTATTATCGTCAGATGGCTGGGCTGCTCTTCGCGATGTTCCGTAGCCGCCATTGCCGTAAAAGTATCTTTGTCGTAATTCTTCGACGGTTTATATTTATATTTTTTGCTCGTAATCGCCTGATAATCTTCCTCAACATTGAACAGCGGCCCTTTCTGGCCGAGAACTGATAACGGCATCCCGAACAGCGGACCGAATTTTGCAACGTTCTGTCTGAATCTCGACGCAAATCTCATTTCTTCCATTACGCCCGACATATTCAGCAGTTCGGTATATTTCGACGCTGTGGAGTTAAAGTTATTCAAACACTGGGCAACTGCCTTGCCTGCTGCCATTCCGGATTTTATCGCGTTGTGCAAACCTTTAATCTTGAGCATATTGACAAACCCTGCCGCATCGCCGAGTATCAGCACGTTAGATTTTCCGACCGCGCTTGTCTGCGGATTTCTCGGCAGCGCGTAAAAGCCGCCTTCGGGAATCATTTTCGCCCCTGCTTCGACAATCGTGCCGCCTTCTATGAATTTTTTTACAAACTTATGATTTTTGAAATTCGTCAGCGCATCCTGTGGATTGAAATCGCAGTATTTCCAGTCCAGCCCGACAATCATTCCTACCGCGATATGATTTTGACTGACAGGATGCATCACACCGCCGCCGAACATCGCAGGCCCAAGAACTGGCGTCCACAAAGGATAGCCCATCGCGTGAACAACTCTTTCGCTGCTGAATTTGCTGAACTGTTCATCGCTTACCTTTATCAATTCCTTTACTCCGACTGAGTAAAGCTGTTTTGCTCGTCTCGTTAACCCCGCCTTTTTGACAAACTTTTCCGTTACCAGACCATCGCAGCCCTCGGCGAGTATAACTACATCTGCCTCGATAATTTCGCCCGCAACATAATTAGGCTGTTTTGCCCCGTGCTTATCCAGCCCCTGATCGACAAGTTTTATCCCCGTGGCGATATTTTTAGACACATCGTAAATAATATCTTCAGCGGCGAAACCGTGTATGACTTCGACTCCCATATCTTTCGCCGTCTGGCAGAGCCATTTCGTAAGTCTGCTTATCGATATTATATAATCTCCCTGATGTTTCATCTGGCCGAAGTTGATTTTGAACTTTTCCGCAAGTTGTATCGCTATATGAATATTGAAAGCTAATTTATCCCCCGCGAAAAACATCGTATTGTCTTTCGTCACTCTATACGCAAGAATATCCTTTGCCTCTTCGGATTGATGCCATTGCGGATTTACCTGTCCCATCAGCGATTCCAAAGCACCGGCTTCGAGAGTCGCGCCGGACAGATTGTGATTGCCCGCTTCGGCCGCCTTGTCGATTACGCATATTTCCGCATCGCTCTGCTGATGTTTCAGCGTAATCGCAGCCGATAAACCTGCCGGCCCTGCCCCAACAATAATTACTGAAGTTTTATTCATATCCGTAAAGCCTATATTGGTTAATTTTTATCTTTTGTCAATAGCGCAGAAAGCTGTGGCACGATTTTTTCTACTGTTCCTGTTATATAATAATCGCAGTGTTTGAAAATAGGCGCGTTCGGGTCGCTGTTGACCGCTACGATAATATCGCTGTTGGCAACGCCTATCATATGCTGAATCGCTCCGGAAATCCCCAGCGCGATATAAAGTTTGGGCCCTATCGACGTCCCGGTCTGGCCGACCTGATGAATACGGTCGATAAATCCCTGCTCTACCGCCGCCCTCGATGCGCCCTTTTCCACAACCGTATTAAGTCTTTGTCCCAGCGATGCGATAAGGTCGTTCAGGAGTTTTTCATAATTATCCCTGCTCTGCATTCCCTTGCCGCCGCTTACCACAACCTTGGCGCCAAGATTAATTTGGCCCGTGCCTTTTTCTGTTTTGATAATTTTCAGGCTCAAATCTTTTTCGCTTATATCGGCCGGCTCTTTTATGACTTTCCCTTTTCGCTCCGCATCGGCAGGAAGTCTCTTCATTACGCCCGGCCGGGCTGTTGCCATCTGACAGCGAGAATCTTTCGTGCATATCGTCGCCATAACATTGCCGCCAAGTGCGGGTCTTGTCTGCATCAGCACGGCGATTTGTTTTTTTCTGCTGCTGTCTTTTATTTCAAGTCCGGTACAGTCCGCAGTCAAACCACAGCCGAGCCTGTACGCAATCATCGGTGCAAGAACTCGACCACGAGGCGTCGCTGCATAGAGGACAATCTGCGGCCAATACCGGCCTATGGTGTCTGATAATACTTTTCTGTAGGTCGCCGGGTCAAACTCCGCAAGCAGCGGATGTTCTATCATATAAACAAAATCCGCCCCTGCCTCGATAAGCTCTCTGGACAATCCCTGTATATCGCTGCCTGCGACTGCAACGCCGACTTGCGTATCTAACGAATCGGCAAGACTCCGCCCCTTGCCTATAAGCTCGAATGTCGCAGGATGCAATTTTCCCCCGTCCCGTTCCGCAACCACCCATACCTGCCCCTCGTACGAAGGCTTTGTTGTTTGGAGTCCTTCGAGCATATCTTCCAGCGCTTTTTTGTGAAAATGTTCGCCGGCGGCACTCAAAATCTTTTCTTTTACTTCTCCCGTAATATCAGATAATTTTTCAACACCGGCTTTTTCAAGTACACCTTCGAAAAGTTTATAATCTTCACTTTCTTTTTTTGTACCTTCGAAACTCCTGTCGAAAATATTTGCTCTTTTCGCAGGCAGAACATAACTGTAATTCGATGTGTCCCCGTTCTGCCGTTCCGCGCCGAAGTTTTCAACTATTATTTTCGCAAGCTCCGCCGGCTCAGTTATGTGCTGACATTTTCTCGTGGTTTTACCCGGCGGGAAAACGGATATGACGCGGGTCTTTGAGCCGTCAATGCCGACATGCGTAGCGTTGATTTCGCTTGCTCCCCATTTTATAAGCTCGAATTTGCTCGCTCGGCGCGTCCCTTCGAATGTCGCGAACGTCGGGTATTCATATTTGGCGACTGTTATAACCGCCGGCGACTTTCGGCAGCTTACAACCTGGCTGCCTCCGCTTATGATTCCTGTAAATTCGAACTGCCCGTTTTTATATTCCACATCCGTTACATAAGGAATGCACGGAATATTTAATTCCTCTGCGATTTGTGCCGGCACCTGTGCCGTATCGCCGTCAACAGACTGCATTCCGCTTACGATATAATAATCTTTGGAACCGCCGAGCAAATCCTTTGCGATTTTTTTTATGGCAAACGCAAGAGGATTCGCCGTCGCGCAGGTATCCGCTCCGCCAAGTGATTTATCCGTCAGGAGAACGCCGGTATCGGCGCATCTCGCAAAACAATATCGCAATACTTCCTGCGCCATTGGCGGGCCCATCGTCAGCGCGATAATTTTGCCGCCCTTGCCGCTTAATTTATTCATCCTCTCGGCAACTGCGAAGGCATGGGTATCGAGTTCGTTGATAACGCTCGCAAGCCTCGACCGGATTAGGGTGCCCGTTTCGAGATTAAAGGCATTGTCAGTAATCTGCGTTATGTCGGGAACCTGTTTTACAAGTACTATATAATCGCTCATTTTCTCAAACCCAATTACTTTGCTTTCTTATTTAAACCTTACATAATCTTCCTTAAATTTGAGAAAATTAGATATAAGACAGGGGTTTTTATTTGTCACTATCCTGCTGTCAGCCCTTTAAAATGGCAAAAACAACGTTTTTTAACAAAAATCAGAGCCCCGACAGTTATGGAGGGGTATTTTAAAATATGGAGCGGTAAATTAAAATATCGGTCAGCCTTCGAAGCGAAGCGTCGACGCTGAGCGGAGACCCACGAGTTATTTAGTGCGTGGTTAGCCCTGCCAACACCTTGGCAGGGTTCGTCTTCCGGCGGCCGTCATTGCCAGTCTCGCCTTTGGCGGACGAAGCAATCTCATCTTGTCATTCCCGCGCAGGAATGTCACCCCCGCGCAGGCGGGAGTAGGAATCCACGTTTTTATTTAGCCGCCGCCGCTCGAGGCGGCGTGGTTGGCGGTTAGCCCCATCATTACTATGATGGGGTTCGTTATTATGGCGGGTTTCTCTCCCACCTTTGGGGGGTGTCATTCTTACTTGAAGATTCTTCTTTGAAGAGACGGGGGGATTGGGGGTTATTTTAAATTATTTTCCCGTGTTTAGCCCCCGGACCTGCCTGTCCGTCCGTAGATTTATCGAAGGCGGGTGCCGGGGGTTAACCCTGCCAATATTTGGCAGGGTTCCTCTTTTCCTGAAGCCCCCAACTTTATGTTAGGGGTTCGTTGTCATTCCCGCAAAGGCGGGAATCCACGTTTTTGTTTAGCCGCCGTCGCTCGAGGCGGCGTGGTTAGCCCTGCCAACATTTGGCAGGGTTCGTCTCGTGAAATGCGATAGTTTACCCTGTGGGATAATAATCCCACGGAACATATTAGGCTTTCTTTCATGGAGAACCCCGGACTACTTCAAACGACTACAACTCCATCCCATCAGGGCATCTCTATCCGGCATAGCATCCGGAATCTTTCAACGCACTTGGATACATGTAAATCGATCTTTGATGTGGGTATTCATGTATCTACCCTTTGATGAAGCATTTAATAATCCCTCATATTCATACTCCGACACGCCAGAGTACTGGTAAATGCTCCCAGAATTGAATTCTACTTCTAATATCCTTTTATCCGTATCATAACCAATTGAACGAATATTACTTGATTGTACTGAAATTCTATTCATTGCGGTTCCCTCTCTAAAAAGTTAAATCTTTCCTCCATTTCCGGCCTTTTGAGCATATTGAGAGATCCGGCCACATAAATCTATTAGTATTGGCGATTGCTTTTTCTTTTCATGTAACTTTTCAAGCGTTGCAGCAATCACCATACCATTCTTCTTCTTTGTTTTTACCTCTTCAAATCCATATTCTTTTACTATTACATCTTGTGCTTCCTGCCACTCCATCCCCTCAAAACTTCTTTCTACTTCTGTCCCGATAGAGTCCTTCCACA
This genomic window contains:
- a CDS encoding sulfite exporter TauE/SafE family protein — translated: MFTSLTNLLPQNYTSTQWLILCICAVCVGMNKTGLPGIGIVVVPLIAAFFPAKTSTGLLLPMLAMGDLFAVGFYHRHAKWPHIIKLLPPALFGIAAGSVVIRHISDFQLAPVIGVIVLVMLVLNYLRSQKQRDNFDVPTHWLFAVTMGFFAGLTTQMANAAGPVMIIYLLAARLPKYEFIGTGAWFFLIINWLKIPVFITEGRITLESVSADVIMLPLIAAGAIMGVFVLKKLPQKWFNIIMQILAAAAAVKLLF
- the purF gene encoding amidophosphoribosyltransferase, whose protein sequence is MDKKENCGLFGIFGDDDAAEKTFFALHSLQHRGQESAGIATSNGEMITCHTGMGHTTRVFRSGPNTLNRLRNPMAIGHVRYSTSGSRNLANAQPLLSEYSRGQVAVAHNGNLINASLLRDEYEAYGHIFKSTNDTEIIIHLLAKPSHVSKPDPLGHVLNHLQGAYSLLFLFPDRIEAARDPYGIRPLCIGKTKNGAYCVASETCALVTIDAEYIRDVAPGEIVTLDSRGITSRWFVKPASITPAHCIFEHVYFAKQSSDIFGENVHEIRKRFGAQIAKEHPVDADVVIPVPDSGTSAAIGYSRQSGIPFDMGFIRSHYVGRTFISPTQDLRDLAVKLKLAVVANVVRGKRVIVVDDSIVRGTTTKGKINALRQAGVKEVHMRVSCPPIRFPCFYGVDFPTKQELLANERDMKQIKEFLDVDSIGYISLEGMLSCASLPKENYCTACWTGSYRIPIQTVVNKFTMERYQMQLFDDEPVQL
- the purM gene encoding phosphoribosylformylglycinamidine cyclo-ligase, whose protein sequence is MAEYLTYSKSGVDIDANDEMVDRIQTSIQSTLGPRVINVPGGFAGLFRLDYDEKIFRKNYKKPVLVACTDGVGSKVLVARQMKKIDTLGFDLVAMNVNDMLVMGAEPLFFLDYLAINKLEPAKVADMVESIAAACRVANCALIGGETAEMPDIYKKDDFDMAGFAVGIVEKNKIITGSKIEAGDVVLGLASTGLHSNGYALARNICFKKLGLKVDQEIPELENRTIGEVLLAPTRIYVRSIIKLLSHYKVKHVVHGMAHITGGGLPGNVPRVVPSNCDVVLDKSSWKRQPIFDFMQKNGPVEEEEMYRVFNMGIGFTLMVAPDFADSIAEQLAHSGETVYKIGTIRKGSGKIIIK
- a CDS encoding iron-containing alcohol dehydrogenase; protein product: MDNFTYCNPVKIVFGKNTISQLNQLIDPKAKILLTYGGGSIKKNGVYRQVKAALKKRKVVEFGGIEPNPTYETCLKAIALGRKEKINFVLAVGGGSVLDGSKFIAAGIPYKGKNLWDIVSSFGQILKTVIPIGTVITLPATGSEMNAFGVISRLSTTEKLAFGSPLCYPKFSILDPQTTYSLDKKQLRNGIVDTFVHVAEQYATVDLNTALQDKYAEAIFKTLIEIAPAVMSGKKNYDARANFMWCATQALCGILGCGIKQDWSTHGIGHELTAFFGPAHAETLAIVLPAMWKYEIKNKSAKFAKLAENVWGVKKGTAKQKANAAIKHTVKFFHSLGMPTSLKNYGITSKDIEKIVQRFADRGMVIGENGDIDSKAVRKILKLSL
- a CDS encoding PfkB family carbohydrate kinase, which encodes MAGDKPKVVVIGGIYVDMAIRCVDFPATGQIAAGSGFSYTASGAGSNQAIQAALCGCDVYLVGKVGKDIFGQMIKDNLEAFGVNCDFVSDAEAKNTGVSVSFVNSSGANRTIISEGTNRALQNSDIEEERFEKLLRFADVCLINGGLSNDFICGAIRAAKLAQTKVILDPALSGEQFENQSGKLPLDYYTADILVPNFAEAAELSTAQNHNIHTAKLIGSDLIARGVGCVVIKLGRKGAMVIDKSGADHIAPFEVKFVDHTGCGDAFDGALAASCGVGSAKGCLTADEIRRAAKFASAAGALACSKFGSQESLPKKEEIIELLQSLP